The Mytilus trossulus isolate FHL-02 chromosome 13, PNRI_Mtr1.1.1.hap1, whole genome shotgun sequence genome has a segment encoding these proteins:
- the LOC134694250 gene encoding uncharacterized protein LOC134694250: MFQSEGIWCEKQRYISTRKYDKQQNTDYKSGIVAGSVKEMVKPKSNANSRKERLLLPQDNIVSDGLVAFYAYMSNPENNPSVHLTLIYDVSVTNVGNGYNHVTGIFTAPTSGVYVFIWVTRVLSGEHSTQLMINNLSMESS; this comes from the exons ATGTTCCAATCCGAAGGAATATGGTGTGAAAAGCAGAGATATATCTCCACACGTAAATATGATAAGCAGCAAAATACGGATTATAAAAGTGGAATTGTAGCTGGATCAGTTAAAGAAATGGTTAAACCTAAATCAAATGCAAATTCTCGGAAAG AGCGGCTACTTTTACCACAAGACAACATAGTCAGCGATGGCCTTGTTGCATTCTATGCATATATGTCCAATCCAGAAAACAACCCTAGTGTCCATCTAACATTAATATATGACGTCTCCGTCACCAATGTTGGAAATGGATACAATCATGTGACCGGAATCTTTACCGCACCAACAAGTGGAGTTTACGTGTTTATATGGGTAACCAGAGTTTTATCTGGTGAACATTCTACCCAGCTTATGATTAACAATCTGTCTATGGAGTCATCTTGA
- the LOC134694249 gene encoding complement C1q-like protein 4, which translates to MEYNVKSSNISPHANVDQHDHTDYNSGIFDGIVKEIVNPKFNANSRKERILLPQDNTASDGLVAFYSYMSNPENNPSAHHTLIYDVSVTNVGNGYNHVTGIFTAPRSGVYVFIWVTRILNGEHPTELMINNAVYGVTFLRAKNGDDGSVSGNVVANVNKGDSVYVRVHSTYAGDGYIHSNEHGRPSFSGWLLH; encoded by the exons ATGGAGTATAATGTGAAAAGCAGTAATATTTCTCCGCATGCAAATGTGGATCAGCATGATCATACGGATTATAATAGTGGAATTTTTGATGGAATCGTTAAAGAAATAGTTAATCCTAAATTTAATGCAAATTCCCGGAAAG AGCGTATTCTTTTACCACAAGATAACACTGCAAGCGATGGACTTGTTGCGTTTTATTCATATATGTCCAATCCAGAAAACAACCCTAGTGCCCATCATACATTGATATATGACGTCTCCGTTACCAATGTAGGAAACGGTTATAATCACGTGACAGGAATCTTTACCGCACCAAGAAGTGGAGTTTACGTGTTCATATGGGTTACCCGAATTCTTAATGGTGAACATCCCACCGAACTCATGATAAACAATGCAGTTTATGGGGTTACATTTCTCCGAGCAAAGAATGGCGATGATGGCTCTGTCAGTGGGAATGTTGTGGCCAACGTTAACAAAGGTGATTCGGTCTATGTGCGCGTTCATTCCACATATGCTGGAGATGGATATATTCATAGTAATGAGCATGGTCGTCCATCCTTTTCTGGCTGGCTTCTACATTGA
- the LOC134694248 gene encoding protein PML-like, which translates to MADSKFCAGCQRSDEDITAVSWCSDCCELVWKACSRFYKRMSPPHKVIPTQEIQQLSSSLLTLSKNCDNHPDQKIALYCCQHDKVVCVSCLPVSHQHCKSIISIEKAARGVKDSTAISDLERRISNLCQVTENRRSQSEKTLVDLEINRTKIKTMVSEIKRKAIAHLDTLEAEKHEDIDSKYKKCTESVSRNRNSIQSNADSLSTWKSDLKSLKQHTSEIHLFQVVKFLDAKIYQKELEIREIETAPVPILKYHPSESESNIKKLVPDLGTITVENVQVQIPVLDIDQQVSVGKAGFQIIDLKSLKPGRLIQVGGKCSGITSVKDKIWVKNKSNTLTIVDINGKVFKVIKTTFDAYQICASQDGDVYCTDLNSSTVFLVSSDGKERELYNSPDLRGARGVAVDDRGDVFVSGWLSNNIHRISDDGQKHDIILSADDGIKGPFGLSYNNETRELLLLNNRGESIYIYKTK; encoded by the exons ATGGCGGACAGTAAATTCTGTGCTGGTTGTCAGCGCAGTGATGAAGACATTACAGCTGTATCTTGGTGCAGTGACTGCTGTGAACTTGTATGGAAGGCGTGTTCTAGATTTTACAAAAGGATGTCCCCGCCTCATAAGGTAATACCAACGCAAGAGATACAACAACTGAGTTCGTCACTTCTTACATTGTCCAAGAACTGCGACAATCATCCAGATCAAAAGATTGCACTGTACTGCTGTCAACATGACAAGGTAGTCTGCGTGTCATGTCTTCCGGTATCACATCAACATTGCAAGTCTAtcatttcaattgaaaaagcTGCTAGAGGCGTGAAAGATAGTACCGCTATTTCTGATTTAGAGAGAAGAATTTCAAACCTATGTCAAGTTACAGAAAACAGACGGAGTCAAAGTGAGAAAACACTTGTAGATTTGGAAATAAATCGTACCAAAATAAAGACAATGGTGTCTGAAATCAAACGGAAAGCAATTGCTCATTTAGATACGTTAGAAGCAGAGAAACATGAAGATATTGATTCTAAGTATAAAAAATGTACTGAGAGTGTGTCCCGAAACAGAAATAGCATACAATCCAATGCAGACTCGCTGTCTACATGGAAAAGTGATTTAAAGTCACTGAAGCAACATACATCAGAAATTCATTTATTCCAGGTGGTAAAATTTCTAGATGCAAAAATTTACCAGAAAGAATTAGAAATCAGAGAAATCGAAACAGCTCCTGTTCCGATACTAAAATATCATCCGTCAGAATCAGAATCGAACATTAAGAAACTAGTCCCAGACTTGGGTacaataacagtagaaaatgtTCAAGTCCAAATACCTGTACTAGATATTGATCAACAAG TATCTGTTGGTAAAGCAGGTTTCCAGATCATCGACCTGAAATCATTGAAGCCTGGAAGGCTAATTCAAGTTGGTGGAAAGTGTAGTGGAATCACCAGTGTAAAGGATAAGATCTGGGtaaaaaacaaatctaacaCTCTAACCATTGTGGATATCAATGGTAAagtttttaaagtaataaaaacaacGTTTGATGCTTATCAAATCTGTGCCAGTCAGGACGGTGATGTATATTGTACTGACTTAAATAGTAGTACAGTATTCTTAGTTTCTTCGGATGGAAAAGAACGTGAGTTATACAACAGTCCCGACCTGAGAGGTGCTAGGGGTGTAGCTGTAGATGACCGTGGGGATGTGTTTGTATCAGGATGGTTATCAAACAACATACATAGAATATCTGATGATGGACAGAAACATGACATTATCTTGTCAGCAGACGATGGTATCAAGGGACCGTTCGGTTTATCTTACAACAATGAAACAAGAGAACTGTTACTCTTAAACAACCGTGGTGAATCAATCTATATCTATAAAACCAAATGA